GTTTTCTTGTTCGTCCCCGCAAAGGAGAGCTGCATTTAGCATATACTTATCTCGTCACTGcccatcgccggagcttgttcttTTGCAGACAGTCAAAGCGAAAAGGCCCCCGAGAAACCGGATGTGCCTTCTGCATCTGCTTATTCCCGTGTCCTCATTGGCAGTCATCCGATGGCGAATTCCACCATCTATTGACCCATCACCCTCTTTTTGTCCGGTCTTCAATAGTGAATCATTATGGATAAGTACATGGCCCTCCAGCTGATGAACTCATCACTGGTCAACTTAAGCCATGTTTTTTCAGTTATTATAAATCCGAATCTGGGTTTATTGAGCAAGAACGCAAATCTGAGTCTTCAAATGTTGTATTTGTTTTCTCAAGGCATTGAACCCCGGGATCTATCATAGATAGAAACCAATTCTGACGCCCCAAACCCTTCACCACCATGCTGATATCGGCAGGTGTTTAATTCAAATTTTACTCATAGTCTCGACAACAAATTATCATCGGCACGGACAAGGTTCAAAACCAGGCGTGTCTTCTGATGAAGTAAAAAAGGGTCAAATGTGAGTTACTTCATCTCTGATGCTACGTAGTATCTTGAGActtgtctttctttttgtcaaatcGGATCCAGATCGAGCGTGAAGGGCCAAGAGACGGGGAATAACAGTAAAGGTCGAGAATGAATTTGATAATacaaaaattcttgaattttggaaCTCTCAAGTCGAGTTCGAGTTCGGACTCCGAGGTCGGCATGACTTCGATCTCATCGGCGATGATCACAACAATGCCGGCGGAATCCATGAGTACCTCACGTTTATCACAGCGTTGATGCCCGCTGCGACGAGAAATGCACGTGCTCGAGAACGTATGTGTTATGGCCGCACgcaatttcttttcctctttgggAGCGAGGTTGATGATATTCTTTAAAAGATGTGTTTGAGTCAAAACTCATTTGAGCTTACTTCTATTCGTTATAACTCATTTCAACCCATTCATAAAATCCCAACTGACCAATTTggataaaagcaaaaaataatttttaaaacatattgcattagtattaattcagtcctaatcttcttaattggatcaatttaatcctaaactttttgcactaGTACTAATGTGCTATGATCGGCGTtaacatgacaatttttaatcatattttaaatttttttattacttttttgttctttgttattttttgtgcgttacatttttttttttttttttggctcttggCCGGCAAGAACTTTTATAGTAAATGGAATATACAGAATTGTGATATTGTGCGGCCCCTCGCCCAAACCATGCGAGGGCCAATTTGGGGCCTGCAAGGGCATCACGGGCGTCTCGACTTCGGTTGTGGCCATCGAGGATGTCACGGCCCTCATCCATAGCCAGCAAGGTTCGACTAGCGGATCTTACATAGGGGAGGGTCAGGACACCCATGTTAGCCCTTGACCaagagcaaaaatgaaaaaaaaaatacaaaataaaaaaaaatagtattgaAAATGTCATGCcggacggccgacatccacTTAGTAATTTTCGGACAAAATTGATCGGTTTGACTAAATTGATGTCAATACAAAAACATTTAGGGCTAAAatgatccaattaaaaggtttatgattaaattggtatcaatataacaagtttaaaaaaaatttggtacttttcccaccAATTTGAAAACCGATCCGATAAATGTGAGGGAGAAAAATGGGTAAATGGACCTATTCTCCTCAGCACTAGAGCCATCATGGGCCGGGCGCGCCCCACCAATGCAAGTCAAATGTTAATCATGGGATGCATCATCGTTATTATCAAATGCCATCAAATCCGGTAAAAACTGCGGGTCTATAAAGGAGCAGTTTGTCATCTTCCTAGTTCCACGAAAAATCCCAGAGTGAATTCGAGCCCCCAATAAATCAGTTGATGCCTGGAGCTTCTGTTTTCTCGAATGACTGTGGTCCACTCGCGTATCTATACACTGGTATATACGGAAGATACGGAAGGGATCCGTATGGTTCCTCCCGTTTTCTTACAATGCAAAAGACAGTTGCTTGACAAGCATGCACGGCTTGGTTAAGAAATTAAACGAGCGTCCGACTGATTCACCTCTATCTCTGAACAGCTCCCACCACTTTATACGCTCACATCATTCGTTCGCCATTAGTTTCACTGTCCCATTTTTAGTGATATATTCTGCAGAATGTGGGTCTAATAGCCGTTCATACAGGCCCCTCGGCGACTGTTGTTTATCGTTATAGCGAACCGCATTCAACCAACAAGGACCATATGTAGCACACATCATGGAATTATCTCTGAACCATTAGCCACATCAAACAGTGAGGATCCGATGCCATATCAGATCAAGAATATCCACAAGAGATGACAATACGGTATCCTCCCCcctagaagaaagaaagaaaggaagggggaaaagaaaaacaagagccagagagagagagagagagaagaggtcaAATGGAAACAAAGTAAAGTAGTAAAAATGGATGGAAGGAATATCTAACTTATCATGTCTTCTGGCGCTTCTGCGCCTGATCCGACGCTTCTTCACCTCTTGCATCTGCAACATGGGCCATTGTTGAATTGCCAGGATTGGGACTACCGTGATCCTGAGGAGCAAACCAGAAAATTTAGGGACAAAAAGCCAGAAGGACAGACAAGACAGAGCGCGAGTGAGATCGCTAACATAAGTGAAGGTGACAAGACAAGCATAACCACCAGTGTGAAGGGAAAAGAACGGAGTCTATTGCCCACATCGTACCATGGGAATGGAAGTTCCAGTCACAAGCGCTCCTCTATCCGCCCGCTTTCCAAGGTCAATCTGGACTGAGATTCTGGCCTGTGATAGATCCACACCGGCGGTTTGTAGTGCATTTGTCAGTGAATTTAATAACCTGCGGAGTGCATTATAGAATTCGAAATCAACTTTTCAACCCATAAATCTAAATCCAAGAAGATGGTGCTATTACGGTATGCCAAAGAATCAGCCTCAACTCAGCTGATAATGACATGGTTAGAACATTCAGCTGCTATGGAGTAAGAATACCACTTTAGATGAGTGAGCAGAGAGATAAGTTTTGGTTGTCTAATTGACATACAACCGAGCGAATACAAAAAACACCGAATAAGAAGGATCAACAGTTcggcaaaataaaatataacaTCATAATTATATGGCTCAACAAATAACGTGCAAATTCAGATATGGTACTCGCTCCAAGTTCAAGTCAGCGCAATTGCAAGCTCATAATAAATAAAGCACAAATTTGAAGCCTAGAAGAGAAGTTGGAAGCAATTGCATAGGAACATTTGAAATGAACCAGGACATAGAATAGTGCACATCCTCCAAATGTAAAAGACAAAAGCAACTGCCCATGTCGAATATCACAGCTTATATAAGTTTAGTGGATAAAACAGTAACTGCAATATTAAAGCCTATAATAATGCAGCCCATATAAgtttcataaatagaaattaaaaaccCAATAACAGGATCGCATAAAATGCCAGTCATCATAAACCTAAATTTCCAAGAGGTCTCCTCGATAAAATCTCGACATCAACAACATTGGAAAATAAGAGAATTATAAGAACAAATCATAGAAGATTTCTTTTATGCAGGTTGCTTGTaggatttgaagagggaaagcTGATCATGAAGAGAAACAAATATGCAACAGTTTCTTGACATGAAGAGGGACAACTGATcatgagaacaaaaaaaacctaCCACTACGGAAATCGCTGTGCTGAGAAAAGCGACGTATTGATATAGTGGGAAGATAAGGCCCATCTTTGATAACTTAAACATATAGATAAAAGACACAGATCCATACTCACCCTTGAGAGTAAACACTTGAAATGCTGATTGTTCCCCCTTCAATAGTCAGATCTTCGTGCTGATCAGGTGCCGTGTCTGCAGTGCACTCCGTCGGTTGAGCATCTGGAAACGGTCTCTGAAGATGATTGGAAATCAAATCATCACTTCCGACTGAGACAGGTACAGGAACGGCGACGTGCATTGCCTGTTTAGCTACCTCTGATTGCTGAACCATGAATTTGCTTGTGAGATCTCTTCCAGGATCAATTTCTGATGTATTCTGTGAGCTTGCAAGCATGTTTGAGGTTGTGCCAGTGCCAGTTTCCTCCAACTTTCCAGGATAAGACGACACAGGACCAGAACCATTTTTCATGGCTTGAGGTGGGCTGACAACACTTTGAACACGCCAATGGCTATTCCTCTGCTTTGAGGAAGAACCAAAAGTTACCGAGAGAAGTCTACTCAGTAAGCAAATTAGAACACACGTGTTCATAATAGAAAACAAACTTTCATATATGTTGATGTGCTGCTTTTTCACACAATAGTGTGAAAAGACTGATTACTAGATATTCAACACATAGTTCAGGGAATAATTTCCACGTCTGTCATTCTGCTTCTGGAGTAGTACACTTCCAGTAACTTTTCTCGTTGCATTGTGTGGCAATGAGCAAGATGAAGAGCAGTCCCTCTAATTTAACGAAATATACTCATCAAGAAACTATATTAAAAGGTGCCTTGCAGAAATTCAACAAATAATGCAGTTAATGGAGACACCTCGTAGAATGGGCACGACACCCAACTATTAAACTTACCCATAAGAAAAATCATAACTCAAGTTCAAAGAGAAAACTTTCATAAAGGAAAAACTTTCCATAATAAGGTGCATCAACAGATGCCCCCCACGTTTGTCTTGTAGGACTATAAGACCCATAACCAACTGTCGACAGTAACTGGGTGCAGGATCCTAATTGTGGTAGCGAAGAGATACAAGTCTAACAAAGAAATGACAGAAAACAGAAGAGTGAACACACAGAAGgcatatccagataataatatATGTCAAAACAGAACACCATGACGAAGCACACTGAAGGAAACACACAACAGCccacattttttatatttagttAATTACAAGAGCCAGAACAATGACTGACCCACGGCATCAACTTGGTGGGCTCTGAACTCCAACCCTGGTAGGAGTCTTCATACTTATGTACCTTTTCCTGTAAATAGCGGACGTATTCAATTACCTGCAGGCAGTGAGAATCAACCAATTAGGCAAAGCATCTTAAGGAACCACAAGCAATGGAAATTCTTCAAGAACTCGATTTACCTCTAACAAAAAAGATGCTGTATCTCTCTTTTGGTCACTATGGGGTATGAGATCTCTCAATATCTGAAATCTGAAATCAAAGTACCATCATGAAAAAATGGCTCCCTATCGATCCAAAAGTTATCATTCATTCATGGTAAGCAATTTGTATGTCATGGGATAGTAGATGAGCTGACAATAAATCCTGGTGGAGTAAAAGAGGAAGTGAGAAGAAAACAATACTTGATAAGGCAAAGAAATTTGAATGTCACAGAAAAGTAGGACCAAGATTATGTTCATCCTATTTCTGTGCATAACACAATACAACTTAATTTGCTATCACCAATCGAACACAGTGCATCACGGTCAAGCTGTTGACAAGACCACAAGACTATCACAAAATTCACCACCGGAGGATGATCATACACAACATAATCAAATCGAGCAGTCTGATAAGGAGGCAAAAGGACATACCTCTCATTGATTTTGCTCCTCCTCCGTTGCTCTGTGACCGAATGCTTCGATCTTATGGCATTTGCTTTATCGCTGCTCTTATCTGCAGTTCACAATTTGCAAATCTCCACAATCAGGGTGGACCAATACCGCTTACTAGAACTACAATTCAGCAACGAACCAAACTCAACATGTCAACATATCCGAAAGaggcccaaaaaataaaaaaaaaacgtatatTTCCAGCAAGTGAAGTGAAAAATGAAACGCGTATCTCCAAAAGGCCCAAAGTTGAGCCATTTCCGGATCAACAACTCATTAACAACGCATACCGAGTTACTGGGTCCGAAACCGGTGGAACAAGCAAGCGTCTACTAGCACGTCGAACAAGAAATTACCGTCCCCCGAAAAATTTATCCAATTGGGGAGCGAAAATCCCAAAAACAGGCAGCGACACGATCGGAAAAGCCCGCACCTTTGGGATTCGCACTGTTGCTACTGTTCGAAACGTTCGAGGACGGGCCATCTTTCTTGAAATTGAGATCTTCCTCCTCGTACTCTTCGTACTCCTGGCTTCCTTTGCCCGATCTCATCCTCCCACCGAGCTCGAATTCGATGGAGCCACGcagcaacaaaaggaaaaaacttcCACCGCCGTGATATCGATGAAATTGATGTGTCGGCGAAGACACACAgtgagagagacacacacagaGGGTTCGATAGGTACAAGAAATGGGTCTCTTGCGCGCGCTGTTGGGACAGCAACTGTTAGCACGAAAATTGCGTTGCAGGAGCCATGACTGGGTTTGTCTACGGAAGTGGGTATTCggggggagaggagagagaggaaggtggTGGAGCGTCGTTACGGTGCGGGTGAGCTCACGCGGTGCCCGTGAGCTCACAGAGgttttggaggaaaaaagtTCTCTTTTTTACGTTTTCTGACGCAGAGACTTTCGGCAATCCATCGAAAAGAATTTACTTGCTATCCCGAGATATTCACaaaaatctgtttttttttttctttttgccttacTTGCTATGCTCATATATTTTCGAGCAGCCGGTCGACGGGTCGCGCCACGAAGGCATGCCGGGAAGCCGCCCAAAGAGTTCGGGACCATCGCGGTTGGGCGTGTATGTCAAGCGATACACACAACGAGTGCGCTTTTTCTTCGTCTCTAATCTAATCAAtctagaaaatgaaagaaattatcGAGCCATGGTCAAGTACTTCT
The genomic region above belongs to Rhodamnia argentea isolate NSW1041297 chromosome 6, ASM2092103v1, whole genome shotgun sequence and contains:
- the LOC115727782 gene encoding transcription factor BIM2 isoform X2 → MRSGKGSQEYEEYEEEDLNFKKDGPSSNVSNSSNSANPKDKSSDKANAIRSKHSVTEQRRRSKINERFQILRDLIPHSDQKRDTASFLLEVIEYVRYLQEKVHKYEDSYQGWSSEPTKLMPWRNSHWRVQSVVSPPQAMKNGSGPVSSYPGKLEETGTGTTSNMLASSQNTSEIDPGRDLTSKFMVQQSERPFPDAQPTECTADTAPDQHEDLTIEGGTISISSVYSQGLLNSLTNALQTAGVDLSQARISVQIDLGKRADRGALVTGTSIPMDHGSPNPGNSTMAHVADARGEEASDQAQKRQKT
- the LOC115727782 gene encoding transcription factor BIM2 isoform X1: MRSGKGSQEYEEYEEEDLNFKKDGPSSNVSNSSNSANPKDKSSDKANAIRSKHSVTEQRRRSKINERFQILRDLIPHSDQKRDTASFLLEVIEYVRYLQEKVHKYEDSYQGWSSEPTKLMPWRNSHWRVQSVVSPPQAMKNGSGPVSSYPGKLEETGTGTTSNMLASSQNTSEIDPGRDLTSKFMVQQSEVAKQAMHVAVPVPVSVGSDDLISNHLQRPFPDAQPTECTADTAPDQHEDLTIEGGTISISSVYSQGLLNSLTNALQTAGVDLSQARISVQIDLGKRADRGALVTGTSIPMDHGSPNPGNSTMAHVADARGEEASDQAQKRQKT